The Gemmata palustris genome includes a region encoding these proteins:
- a CDS encoding efflux RND transporter periplasmic adaptor subunit — MSTPNPASHPAHAAHEGPEAAPARPSFLRLALLAVLALAALSALGVAGVRARNKQLTDRTEVAEAARSDRPRVLTAIAERAPSRVEQVLPGTASPLRETAVYARTSGYLRRWLVDIGDQVKEGQLLAEIETPEVDAQLLQARASVTESIATRDRNRASAELARLNLVRVRQTFETGVGSRQEMDEAEAALKVAQATVRLSEATIRAGEANVKRLEDLQQFQKVIAPFGGVITARNYDSGALVVADSSVGREMFHLAQIDTLRVFADIPQTFATAVHAGQSAPVSRREVPGREYKGAVARTTNSVNVQTRTLRVEVDVPNQDHALLPGMYLQVKFQLDAPVNVVRVPGAAVVIRAEGAKVAVVESTGKVGYRAVKLGRDYGTVVEVTEGLVGGEKLVVRPGDDLAEGTEVEPVAASDR; from the coding sequence ATGAGCACTCCGAACCCCGCTTCGCACCCCGCGCACGCGGCCCACGAAGGCCCTGAAGCGGCTCCGGCGCGACCGTCCTTTTTGCGACTGGCTCTCCTGGCCGTACTCGCGCTCGCGGCCCTCAGCGCACTGGGGGTTGCCGGTGTACGGGCACGAAACAAGCAACTGACCGACCGTACCGAAGTCGCAGAGGCCGCGCGTTCGGACCGTCCGCGCGTCCTCACGGCGATCGCCGAACGTGCCCCGTCCCGCGTCGAGCAGGTGCTTCCCGGCACAGCGTCCCCGTTACGCGAAACGGCCGTCTACGCCCGAACGAGTGGGTACCTGCGCCGGTGGTTGGTGGACATCGGGGACCAAGTGAAAGAAGGACAGTTGCTCGCCGAGATCGAAACGCCGGAAGTGGACGCGCAATTGCTCCAGGCGCGAGCGTCCGTGACCGAGTCGATCGCGACACGGGACCGGAACCGTGCGAGCGCAGAACTCGCTCGCTTGAATTTGGTCCGCGTCCGACAAACCTTCGAGACGGGCGTCGGCTCGCGCCAGGAAATGGACGAAGCGGAGGCGGCTCTAAAGGTCGCGCAAGCCACAGTCCGCCTGTCCGAAGCCACGATCCGAGCGGGCGAAGCGAACGTCAAGCGCCTGGAAGACCTTCAGCAGTTCCAGAAAGTTATCGCGCCCTTCGGCGGGGTCATCACGGCCCGGAACTACGACTCGGGAGCGCTCGTCGTCGCCGACAGTTCGGTGGGCCGCGAAATGTTCCACCTCGCGCAGATCGACACACTGAGGGTGTTCGCGGACATTCCCCAAACGTTCGCGACCGCTGTTCATGCCGGTCAGTCAGCGCCCGTGTCTCGCCGGGAAGTTCCGGGGCGCGAGTACAAAGGGGCCGTGGCGCGGACGACGAACTCCGTGAACGTGCAGACGCGCACGCTTCGCGTAGAAGTCGATGTTCCGAACCAGGACCACGCGCTTCTGCCGGGCATGTACCTGCAGGTGAAGTTCCAGTTGGATGCACCGGTCAACGTGGTCCGCGTACCCGGGGCCGCGGTCGTCATCCGCGCCGAGGGAGCGAAGGTGGCCGTCGTCGAATCTACCGGCAAGGTCGGGTATCGGGCGGTGAAGTTGGGTCGCGACTACGGCACCGTGGTGGAAGTCACAGAGGGGTTGGTCGGCGGGGAGAAGCTCGTGGTGCGCCCGGGGGACGATCTCGCTGAAGGAACGGAAGTCGAACCCGTCGCCGCGAGTGATCGCTAA
- a CDS encoding DUF6862 domain-containing protein, whose translation MFRLFRRRRLSGWRQRAVKLACAAHGSAACGSWSRLALYALGTGNWGR comes from the coding sequence GTGTTCCGTCTGTTCCGGCGACGCAGACTGTCGGGGTGGCGCCAGCGCGCCGTGAAATTGGCGTGTGCAGCGCACGGGTCTGCCGCTTGCGGTTCGTGGTCCCGACTGGCACTCTATGCGCTCGGGACCGGGAACTGGGGGCGCTGA
- a CDS encoding alpha-2-macroglobulin family protein has translation MTPESDVIAELQPLLDALCEETISPEQLHRLEELVLMHPEAEEHYIRFMSFFADLIGHVAGLPEPRALPQAPPESPAPGPKPAPVPRAPAEVPSARVSPNSSPKQQENVMRRPRSRRLVVWLAVVGTLGTLAGSQYYGWYSRSREVADKQLALQAQLDEVARVEVEKAEAIRESRKHMDAALAAEAALTAQYQAAYESARKAIEDKDFVVRLTGPAHIQPGAPNKWQIETLRHGAIGRPQKMDVVVKDAKDQELLRQTHDKPVGATTLELPVAFWEKVKPGSDLFLEVTAFTDDRKSVLAERLPLARPVFVTHLVTDKPLYKPGETIRFRSLTLDRSTLRPPGTDLHLKFRLRDPGDAVTALDEGNGRLLQDIRPVLGPDNKPLRGIGVGEHTLASDAPGGEYKLDLFEASAETGKEVLLETRKFIVNRYVPDTFEKKLEFDGKSYGPNEFVQARIDVSRTAGGPMKNATANVVASTDRSAFFQQPDSRFITDASGTKVFLDVRFKLPAEVFEKVTPGAAPAATLSVNIRDGSDSETIVRPIPLVTKNLRVEFFPEGGDMVEGVPGRVYFMVRTPAPSAKPADLKGIITDGTNTLAEVSTLTDPENPGVNRGHGVFTLTPKAGTNYFLKLTSPSGITAPTKDGFPLPEVKPDGVALTALDAVTEKGGTIRVQLQTARGPKTVHVGAYVRERLIAQQKVTLNANKPTEVWLKSDDTAGGVTRVTVFEERADDAGQTTLVPRSERLVFRGPGERLVLSANPERARYTPSGKVRLDLSATTEKGTPTPAVLMVGVVNRSVITMADNKNDRLLPTHFLLSGEVKNSAELEHADFLLTDHPKAAVALDLLLGTQGWRRFAEQDVPPPQPVDRTDVNTMLVAHGQRPTAPLQLLELEKQRVNAEFMPQMETARIRTATTETQWSAIPATLTQKLADAQAHVSAAQALKTEAQGALSAYKERYERFGAALLPLLIAALVAIVIFIVVSRLMSATATKPAGRLRPYIAGITTLAICGVLVSLSSNMGSNANSTFSFVGSSIKPPGGMVDQTVSGPVPRIEAVQGGRGTRTPRPVDDSGSMPDLDTPLRPPGAPAGPKAAPPGLPAVGMPATGGAPPGSGGKPSPRLGNGRNGIPSKGGMFANDGTSRDRGSVDYDARVAVAAAALRRSAKLGSEGFNHKSDGRRSALPVIMPFMVREYAHERDPQLGEVRSDFTETVYWHPVLVLPENGKSTIEFQLSDDIARYQVLVAGHTLDGRIGAITTTIEARKPFSLDPKLPLEISHTDTVETPIRVTNDSDVARSVTFNTTATGFKTKGPLQETIELSPNAKGRKLLRLNADQLQGDASLLIEGRSTGGDPDIIKRSIRVVPDGFPRVGSVSDMLEKGRARGSITLPKDVVPGSLQVRLEMYPTSMADLVKGLDGLLREPYGCFEQTSTTNYPNALILDYMNQTNQTNPAAAAKAKGLLDKGYGRLTSFECPDTPERTKHGFEWFGAADRQHEALTAYGLLQFKDMARVHPVDPVLIQRTQAYLLSRRDGKGGFKRGPDGHSFGSAPKHTVDAYIVWALVESDPDDQEKLDLKTEIATLKAEALNENSVGGKDAYFVALVANVMLQRGDRETAHKLLDRLKEKHLKNGGVTGAVTSITRSGGRDLEIEVTALALLGWLRTNDPAYGTAIKDATKWIAQQRGGYGGFGSTQSTVMALKALALFAKKNAHPAESGELSVRVGDNVVSARQFTEKDVEVIALDIPNSEAVFKLGSKTELEVVTTAKQPYPFALSYTYTTLTPLSAEKCAVQISTKLAKAEATEGDTVPLAVTLENRQKQGQGMTMAIVGIPAGMKVPTDMKQLTDLREKGQISYFETRDRELILYWRELAPEQKIALSVDLVCDVPGTYRGPASRGYLYYDADHKHWVEPLSIKIAPMPGNE, from the coding sequence GTGACCCCCGAATCTGACGTTATTGCGGAGCTACAGCCGCTCCTCGACGCCCTCTGCGAAGAGACGATCAGCCCGGAGCAGCTCCACCGGCTGGAAGAACTCGTCCTCATGCACCCCGAGGCCGAGGAGCATTACATCCGGTTCATGAGCTTCTTCGCGGACCTCATCGGCCACGTGGCCGGTCTCCCCGAACCCCGCGCGCTCCCCCAGGCGCCGCCCGAATCCCCAGCGCCTGGCCCGAAGCCGGCGCCCGTTCCGCGTGCGCCGGCCGAAGTGCCATCCGCGCGCGTTTCACCTAATTCCTCACCCAAACAGCAGGAGAACGTCATGCGCCGCCCACGTTCCCGCAGGTTGGTGGTCTGGCTGGCCGTCGTCGGCACGCTCGGCACACTGGCCGGATCGCAGTATTACGGCTGGTATTCGCGCTCACGCGAGGTCGCCGACAAGCAGCTCGCGCTCCAGGCCCAACTCGACGAGGTCGCGCGCGTCGAGGTCGAAAAAGCGGAAGCCATAAGGGAATCGCGGAAGCACATGGATGCCGCACTCGCGGCGGAAGCCGCGCTCACGGCCCAGTATCAGGCGGCCTACGAGAGCGCCCGCAAAGCGATCGAGGACAAGGATTTCGTCGTCCGGCTGACCGGCCCCGCGCACATTCAGCCCGGTGCGCCGAACAAGTGGCAGATCGAAACGCTGCGGCACGGCGCGATCGGTCGGCCACAAAAGATGGACGTCGTGGTGAAGGACGCGAAGGACCAGGAACTCTTGCGTCAAACGCACGACAAGCCCGTCGGCGCCACGACGCTCGAGCTCCCGGTCGCGTTCTGGGAGAAGGTGAAGCCCGGCTCCGATCTCTTCCTCGAAGTGACCGCATTCACCGACGACCGCAAGAGCGTATTGGCCGAACGGTTGCCGCTCGCGCGCCCGGTATTCGTCACGCACCTCGTCACGGACAAGCCGCTCTACAAGCCGGGCGAAACGATCCGGTTCCGCTCGCTCACGCTGGATCGCTCCACGCTCCGCCCGCCGGGAACGGACCTGCACCTGAAGTTCCGACTGCGCGACCCGGGCGACGCCGTCACCGCGCTCGACGAGGGCAACGGCCGACTACTCCAAGACATTCGCCCCGTCCTGGGACCGGATAACAAGCCGCTCCGCGGAATCGGGGTCGGCGAACACACGCTGGCATCGGACGCGCCTGGCGGTGAATACAAGCTCGATCTCTTCGAGGCAAGCGCCGAAACGGGCAAAGAAGTGCTCCTCGAAACGCGCAAGTTCATTGTGAACCGGTACGTCCCGGATACGTTCGAGAAGAAACTGGAGTTCGATGGCAAGTCATACGGTCCCAACGAGTTCGTGCAGGCGCGGATCGATGTTTCGCGCACCGCCGGCGGACCGATGAAGAACGCGACCGCCAACGTCGTCGCCTCAACGGACCGCTCGGCCTTCTTCCAACAACCGGATTCGCGCTTCATCACCGATGCGAGCGGAACGAAGGTCTTCCTGGACGTGCGCTTTAAGCTCCCGGCTGAAGTCTTCGAGAAGGTCACTCCGGGCGCGGCCCCCGCAGCCACTCTGAGCGTGAACATTCGCGACGGCAGCGATTCTGAAACGATCGTCCGACCGATTCCGCTCGTAACGAAGAACCTCCGCGTCGAGTTCTTCCCCGAAGGTGGGGACATGGTCGAAGGCGTGCCCGGTCGCGTGTACTTCATGGTCCGCACGCCCGCCCCAAGCGCTAAACCTGCCGATCTCAAAGGTATCATCACCGACGGCACAAATACGCTTGCAGAAGTGAGCACGCTCACGGACCCCGAGAACCCGGGCGTCAATCGCGGGCACGGCGTCTTCACGCTGACGCCGAAAGCGGGAACGAATTACTTCCTCAAGCTCACGTCGCCCAGCGGCATCACCGCGCCGACCAAGGACGGGTTTCCGCTGCCCGAAGTGAAGCCCGACGGTGTGGCGCTCACCGCACTCGATGCCGTGACCGAAAAGGGCGGCACGATCCGCGTGCAACTGCAAACCGCTCGCGGGCCGAAGACGGTACACGTGGGCGCGTATGTCCGTGAGCGGCTCATCGCGCAACAGAAGGTCACCCTGAATGCGAACAAACCCACAGAAGTCTGGCTCAAGAGCGACGACACCGCGGGCGGTGTCACGCGCGTCACCGTGTTCGAGGAACGAGCCGATGATGCCGGCCAAACGACGCTCGTTCCCCGATCCGAACGGCTCGTCTTCCGCGGTCCCGGTGAGCGCCTCGTTCTGAGCGCGAACCCGGAGCGAGCCCGGTACACGCCCAGCGGCAAAGTTCGTCTTGATCTGTCCGCGACTACAGAAAAGGGCACGCCAACTCCCGCGGTGCTGATGGTGGGCGTGGTAAACCGCAGCGTTATCACGATGGCGGACAACAAGAACGATCGCCTGCTCCCCACACACTTCCTGTTGTCGGGCGAGGTGAAGAACTCGGCCGAACTCGAGCACGCGGACTTCCTGCTCACGGACCACCCGAAAGCGGCCGTAGCTCTTGACCTGCTCCTGGGCACGCAGGGCTGGCGCCGGTTCGCCGAACAGGACGTGCCGCCTCCTCAACCGGTGGACCGAACGGACGTGAACACGATGCTGGTCGCGCACGGTCAGCGCCCGACTGCACCGCTCCAGTTACTCGAACTCGAAAAGCAGCGCGTGAACGCGGAATTCATGCCGCAAATGGAAACGGCCCGCATCCGAACGGCCACGACCGAAACACAGTGGAGCGCGATCCCCGCAACGCTGACTCAGAAGCTAGCGGACGCCCAGGCGCACGTTTCGGCGGCCCAGGCACTGAAGACCGAGGCGCAAGGCGCACTATCGGCCTACAAGGAACGGTACGAACGGTTCGGTGCGGCGCTGCTGCCGCTGCTGATCGCCGCGCTGGTTGCGATCGTGATCTTCATTGTGGTCTCGCGCCTGATGTCCGCGACCGCAACGAAACCGGCCGGGCGCCTGCGCCCGTACATCGCGGGCATCACCACGCTGGCTATTTGCGGAGTGCTGGTGTCGCTGTCAAGCAACATGGGTTCCAACGCGAACTCGACGTTCTCCTTCGTCGGCAGCTCGATCAAGCCTCCGGGTGGCATGGTCGACCAAACCGTCTCAGGACCAGTGCCACGGATTGAGGCTGTGCAAGGAGGCCGAGGAACACGAACACCTAGACCGGTAGACGATTCCGGTTCGATGCCCGACTTAGACACACCTTTACGTCCCCCCGGTGCTCCGGCGGGACCGAAAGCCGCGCCCCCAGGCTTACCCGCTGTGGGGATGCCTGCGACCGGCGGAGCCCCCCCGGGGTCAGGCGGCAAGCCTTCCCCGCGCCTCGGGAATGGCAGGAACGGCATTCCCTCGAAAGGTGGGATGTTTGCCAACGACGGCACTAGCCGTGATCGAGGTAGCGTGGACTACGACGCCCGCGTCGCCGTCGCTGCCGCCGCACTCCGACGTAGCGCAAAACTAGGGAGTGAAGGATTCAATCACAAAAGCGACGGTCGTAGGTCGGCTCTGCCCGTGATTATGCCGTTCATGGTGCGTGAGTACGCCCACGAGCGAGACCCGCAACTGGGTGAAGTGCGTTCGGATTTCACGGAAACCGTGTACTGGCACCCGGTTCTGGTGCTGCCCGAGAACGGCAAGTCCACGATCGAGTTCCAGCTTTCGGACGACATCGCGCGGTACCAGGTGCTCGTCGCCGGGCACACGCTCGACGGGCGCATTGGGGCAATTACCACGACCATCGAAGCGCGCAAGCCGTTCAGCCTCGATCCCAAACTGCCGCTAGAAATTTCGCACACGGACACGGTGGAGACACCGATCCGCGTGACCAACGACAGCGACGTGGCACGGAGCGTGACGTTCAACACGACGGCCACCGGGTTCAAGACCAAAGGGCCGCTCCAGGAGACGATCGAACTCTCACCGAATGCGAAGGGCCGCAAGCTCCTGCGCCTGAACGCGGATCAACTCCAGGGCGACGCGAGCCTACTGATTGAGGGCCGGAGCACGGGCGGCGACCCGGACATCATCAAGCGGTCAATCCGCGTCGTGCCCGATGGCTTCCCGCGTGTCGGCTCGGTCAGCGACATGCTGGAGAAGGGCCGCGCGCGCGGGAGCATCACGCTGCCCAAGGACGTGGTGCCGGGCTCGCTCCAGGTGCGGCTCGAAATGTACCCGACGTCAATGGCCGATCTCGTGAAGGGCCTGGACGGGTTGCTCCGCGAACCTTACGGGTGCTTCGAGCAGACCTCGACCACGAACTACCCGAACGCGCTGATCCTCGACTACATGAACCAGACGAACCAAACCAACCCGGCGGCCGCTGCAAAGGCGAAGGGGTTGCTCGATAAGGGGTACGGCCGACTGACTTCGTTCGAGTGCCCGGACACCCCCGAGCGGACGAAGCACGGCTTCGAGTGGTTCGGGGCCGCGGACCGGCAACACGAGGCGCTCACCGCTTACGGGTTGCTCCAGTTCAAGGACATGGCCCGGGTTCACCCGGTCGACCCGGTGCTGATCCAACGGACACAAGCGTACCTGCTCTCTCGGCGCGACGGGAAAGGCGGCTTCAAGCGCGGACCGGACGGGCACAGCTTCGGCTCCGCCCCCAAGCACACGGTGGACGCCTACATCGTCTGGGCACTCGTCGAGAGCGACCCGGACGACCAAGAGAAGCTGGACCTCAAGACTGAAATCGCCACGCTGAAGGCCGAGGCGCTCAACGAGAACTCGGTCGGCGGTAAGGATGCGTACTTCGTTGCGCTGGTCGCGAACGTGATGCTCCAGCGCGGCGACCGCGAAACCGCCCACAAACTGCTCGACCGACTGAAGGAAAAGCACCTCAAGAACGGCGGGGTTACTGGAGCGGTGACGAGCATCACCCGGTCCGGCGGGCGCGATCTGGAGATCGAAGTGACTGCCCTGGCACTCCTCGGCTGGCTGCGGACCAACGACCCGGCCTACGGCACGGCGATCAAGGACGCCACGAAGTGGATCGCGCAACAGCGCGGTGGGTACGGCGGGTTCGGCTCGACGCAATCGACCGTCATGGCGCTCAAAGCGCTCGCACTCTTCGCGAAGAAGAACGCGCACCCGGCGGAGAGCGGCGAACTGAGTGTGCGCGTGGGCGACAACGTGGTCAGCGCGCGCCAGTTTACCGAAAAAGACGTTGAGGTAATCGCCCTCGACATCCCGAACTCGGAAGCGGTCTTCAAGCTCGGGAGTAAGACCGAACTGGAAGTCGTCACGACCGCGAAGCAACCGTACCCGTTCGCTCTGAGCTACACCTACACGACGCTGACCCCGCTGAGCGCGGAGAAGTGCGCGGTGCAGATCTCCACGAAGCTGGCCAAAGCCGAAGCCACCGAGGGCGATACGGTTCCGCTCGCGGTGACCCTGGAGAACCGCCAGAAGCAAGGACAGGGGATGACGATGGCGATCGTCGGCATCCCGGCCGGGATGAAAGTCCCGACCGACATGAAGCAACTGACCGACCTGCGCGAAAAGGGCCAGATCAGTTACTTCGAGACCCGTGACCGCGAACTGATCCTCTACTGGCGCGAACTGGCGCCGGAACAGAAGATCGCGCTATCGGTAGACTTGGTGTGCGACGTTCCCGGCACGTACCGCGGCCCTGCAAGCCGCGGGTACCTGTACTACGACGCGGACCACAAGCACTGGGTCGAACCGCTGTCGATCAAGATCGCCCCGATGCCCGGTAACGAGTGA
- a CDS encoding DEAD/DEAH box helicase: MVETIAATTATVTTVSGFANLGLDNRLVDALSGLGYEEPTPIQREAIPPLIEGRDLIGQAATGTGKTAAFALPVLHRLSTLATRTRPTALILVPTRELAMQVAESVERYGKPLGIRVLPVYGGTGMDVQLRALHRGVDVVVATPGRALDHLRRGSLTLSEVAVVVLDEADEMLDMGFAEDIEALLSATPTTRQTVLFSATMAPRIRSIAGRHLTNAVEIVIARAPVAAGSAPRVRQTAYLVPRAHKLAALGRVLDVEAPKAALIFCKTRSEVDQLTEALAARGYRPEALHGGMSQDQRDRVMRLFRSGQADLLVATDVAARGLDVDHLTHVVNYQLPLGTEAYVHRIGRVGRAGREGVALTVAEPREQSALRAIERVTGQRIEFARVPTAADLHARRAERTKDAIRATIAEGELDRFRGIVESLASEFDPTAIALAALKLAHRAEIGDAPDEPDIPTTVPEAARTPMRARGPHQQQTRSPGPRLARIYISAGREAGIAPRDLVGAIANEAGLPGRDIRGIEITDRFSIVEVPEDAAEHVIESLNGARLRGRRVSARRDRH; encoded by the coding sequence ATGGTCGAGACGATAGCGGCAACGACGGCGACGGTCACGACGGTGTCGGGGTTCGCGAACTTGGGTCTGGATAATCGCCTCGTTGATGCACTATCCGGTCTCGGCTACGAAGAGCCGACCCCCATCCAGCGCGAAGCGATCCCGCCACTCATTGAGGGCCGCGACCTCATCGGACAGGCCGCGACGGGCACCGGCAAAACCGCCGCGTTCGCGCTCCCGGTCCTTCACCGGCTCTCGACCCTCGCCACCCGCACTCGCCCGACCGCTTTGATTCTGGTTCCCACACGTGAACTGGCAATGCAGGTCGCGGAATCCGTCGAGCGCTATGGTAAGCCGCTCGGTATCCGCGTGCTGCCCGTTTACGGCGGCACGGGCATGGACGTGCAACTCCGCGCGCTGCACCGCGGCGTCGATGTCGTCGTCGCGACGCCGGGCCGGGCACTCGACCACCTGCGCCGCGGATCGCTCACGCTCAGCGAAGTCGCGGTCGTGGTGCTGGACGAAGCCGACGAAATGCTCGACATGGGGTTCGCCGAAGACATCGAAGCACTTCTGTCCGCGACCCCGACGACCCGGCAAACGGTTCTGTTCTCCGCGACGATGGCTCCCCGTATCCGATCGATCGCCGGCCGCCACCTGACGAACGCGGTCGAAATCGTGATCGCCCGCGCTCCGGTCGCGGCCGGGTCCGCTCCGCGCGTGCGCCAGACGGCATACCTCGTTCCGCGTGCGCACAAGTTGGCCGCGCTCGGTCGCGTGCTCGACGTGGAAGCACCGAAAGCCGCGCTGATCTTCTGCAAGACGCGCTCGGAAGTCGATCAACTGACCGAAGCCTTGGCCGCACGCGGGTACCGCCCGGAAGCACTGCACGGCGGGATGTCGCAGGACCAGCGCGACCGCGTGATGCGGCTATTCCGGTCGGGCCAAGCCGACCTGCTCGTGGCGACCGACGTGGCGGCACGCGGACTGGACGTCGACCACCTCACGCACGTCGTCAACTACCAACTCCCGCTCGGGACCGAGGCTTACGTCCACCGGATCGGGCGCGTGGGTCGGGCCGGACGCGAGGGCGTGGCCCTCACCGTGGCCGAGCCGCGTGAGCAGTCGGCACTGCGGGCCATCGAGCGCGTGACCGGTCAGCGGATCGAGTTCGCGCGAGTGCCCACCGCGGCCGACCTGCACGCGCGCCGAGCGGAGCGAACCAAGGACGCGATTCGCGCGACCATCGCGGAAGGCGAACTCGATCGGTTCCGCGGGATCGTCGAATCGCTGGCCAGCGAGTTCGACCCGACGGCCATTGCCCTGGCCGCACTGAAGTTGGCCCACCGTGCGGAGATCGGCGACGCCCCGGACGAACCCGACATCCCCACCACCGTACCGGAAGCGGCCCGCACCCCAATGCGGGCACGCGGGCCGCACCAGCAGCAGACGCGCTCGCCCGGTCCGCGGTTGGCCCGCATCTACATTAGCGCGGGCCGCGAAGCCGGGATCGCGCCGCGCGACTTGGTCGGGGCGATCGCGAACGAAGCGGGGCTTCCCGGCCGCGACATCCGCGGGATCGAAATCACCGACCGGTTCTCCATCGTCGAAGTGCCCGAGGACGCGGCCGAGCACGTGATCGAATCACTGAACGGCGCCCGCTTGCGAGGCCGACGGGTCAGCGCTCGTCGCGATCGGCATTGA
- a CDS encoding sigma-70 family RNA polymerase sigma factor, with the protein MAVDADYGSVSPAEPDEADHPTPDKNRLFLRLFLQNQRRLYAYVLTLLPNRADADDVLQETSLTMWDKFDATEPPTEFLAWARRVAYHKVLDFNKKSNRAQARLSQIFLKRIAETAAGQADALKLDERRDALATCIEKLPGTDRDLLTRRFADGATTQSTSEQVGRSVDAVYKALAKVREALMQCVQKTLTQEGRA; encoded by the coding sequence ATGGCAGTGGACGCCGACTACGGATCGGTCTCGCCCGCAGAGCCGGACGAAGCCGACCACCCGACCCCGGACAAGAACCGACTGTTCCTCCGGTTGTTTCTCCAGAACCAGCGCCGCCTGTACGCCTACGTCCTCACGCTGCTCCCGAACCGTGCGGACGCGGACGACGTGCTGCAGGAAACCAGCCTCACGATGTGGGACAAGTTCGATGCGACCGAGCCCCCGACGGAGTTCCTGGCGTGGGCGCGCCGGGTCGCGTACCACAAGGTGCTCGACTTCAACAAGAAGTCGAACCGCGCGCAGGCCCGTTTGAGTCAGATCTTTCTGAAGCGCATCGCCGAAACCGCGGCCGGGCAAGCGGATGCGCTGAAACTCGACGAACGCCGGGACGCACTCGCGACATGTATCGAAAAGCTCCCGGGCACGGACCGCGATCTCCTCACGCGACGGTTCGCCGACGGCGCGACCACGCAATCCACATCGGAACAAGTCGGGCGCTCCGTGGACGCGGTGTACAAGGCACTGGCCAAGGTCCGCGAAGCGCTCATGCAGTGCGTCCAGAAGACGCTCACCCAGGAGGGCCGCGCGTGA